In a genomic window of Streptomyces noursei ATCC 11455:
- a CDS encoding TetR/AcrR family transcriptional regulator: protein MGRITPPARDNVHVPTAKNAKDTKDPATTKGAKSAPGARSAGRATSPKGARKAESTPAPASPDRRRELLDTAAEVFAAQGYNATTVRQIADAAGMLAGSLYYHFDSKESMVDEILAAFLDELWAGYDAVLEADLGPRETIEALVTESFREIDRHRSAVAIYQKEARYLATQPRFGYLTASRRKFERAWLGTLERGVAEGVFRADLDLRLAYRFLRDTVWVAASWYRPEGRHSPEEIARQYLAMVLDGIALPS from the coding sequence ATGGGTCGGATCACCCCGCCGGCACGCGACAATGTCCACGTGCCAACCGCCAAGAACGCCAAAGACACCAAGGACCCTGCGACCACCAAGGGCGCGAAGAGCGCGCCGGGCGCGCGCAGCGCGGGGCGCGCGACGAGCCCCAAGGGTGCGAGGAAGGCGGAGTCGACCCCCGCGCCCGCCTCACCGGACCGCCGGCGCGAACTCCTGGACACCGCGGCGGAGGTGTTCGCCGCGCAGGGCTACAACGCGACCACGGTCCGGCAGATCGCGGACGCGGCCGGGATGCTGGCGGGCAGCCTCTACTACCACTTCGATTCCAAGGAATCGATGGTCGACGAGATCCTCGCGGCGTTCCTGGACGAGCTGTGGGCGGGTTACGACGCGGTGCTGGAGGCGGACCTGGGGCCGCGGGAGACCATCGAGGCGCTGGTCACCGAGTCCTTCCGGGAGATCGACCGGCACCGTTCCGCGGTCGCGATCTACCAGAAGGAGGCCCGGTACCTCGCGACCCAGCCGCGCTTCGGCTATCTCACCGCATCCCGGCGGAAGTTCGAGCGGGCCTGGCTCGGCACGCTGGAGCGCGGCGTGGCCGAGGGCGTCTTCCGCGCCGACCTCGACCTCCGGCTGGCCTACCGCTTCCTGCGCGACACGGTCTGGGTCGCCGCGAGCTGGTACCGACCGGAGGGCCGGCACAGCCCCGAGGAGATCGCCCGCCAATACCTGGCCATGGTGCTGGACGGCATCGCACTCCCGTCCTGA
- a CDS encoding FUSC family protein, producing MRFRPLPVRSTVRLRRPVDIWHKPALSAVVALGVPDLVLLGLGRLDLVLYTSAGAMCALYAHGLPYAARARTLPWVVLGMVASLAVALTAASLVTSTAVLVVLASLLAAVHKMVCDAARIGPPGNLILTFIAASAFFVPQRPAEVLPHTGLALATGAFAWSVCMAPALVRPRGPERIATARALEAAAGLLRARAEADAAPPAGVTEPAGVAQARHATAAAVNAAWHALFLVPARTPEAAAARAGLERLLVRAESALGGVPRDATAEADRLGEWARELRSGRPLPEVALTAAEAEELAGVAWEFGVVLEPGMALRAGGGEPRTRTAGGRGTGRPAVDPSGLRRPAPGRPRGVRAVVGRLRPGSPLLPIGARVAVGCVLAGWVSMAVGVGHPYWAVVTAASIYQANTTLSWQRAFQRTLGNLLGLALFTALLPVFRTGHLAMIVLALAFQLGAEAMISRNYWLGSVCVTPMALLLTEFGRPLPAGTLIADRWLDTVVGAAVGLVCCVLVTNRRASDRIDRALERVAEAEAAASRLLADGPAAPSGSARSAGEHTGAHARGEQRADADGAGTAREGVHGTHGRGRPDGVDGAGWTCEAGWAREALAGALVELREAVEVAAGEWWQRALPEERIARAEQQGHRTLAVLVRRLAAPALAA from the coding sequence GTGCGGTTCCGGCCGCTGCCGGTCCGGAGCACGGTGCGGCTGCGGCGGCCCGTCGACATCTGGCACAAACCGGCGCTGAGCGCCGTGGTGGCCCTGGGCGTCCCCGATCTGGTGCTGCTCGGGCTGGGACGACTCGACCTGGTCCTCTACACCTCCGCCGGCGCGATGTGCGCCCTGTACGCGCACGGCCTGCCGTATGCGGCGAGGGCCAGGACGCTGCCGTGGGTGGTGCTCGGAATGGTGGCCAGCCTGGCCGTCGCACTGACCGCGGCGTCGCTGGTGACCTCGACCGCGGTGCTGGTGGTGCTGGCCTCGCTGCTCGCCGCGGTGCACAAGATGGTGTGCGATGCGGCGCGGATCGGGCCGCCGGGAAATCTGATCCTGACGTTCATCGCGGCCTCGGCGTTCTTCGTACCGCAGCGGCCGGCGGAGGTGCTGCCGCACACCGGGCTGGCGCTGGCCACCGGGGCGTTCGCCTGGTCGGTGTGCATGGCGCCGGCCCTGGTGCGGCCGCGGGGGCCGGAGCGGATCGCGACCGCACGGGCCCTGGAGGCCGCCGCCGGACTGCTGCGGGCACGGGCGGAAGCCGACGCCGCGCCACCGGCCGGGGTGACGGAACCCGCCGGGGTGGCGCAGGCCCGGCACGCCACCGCGGCGGCGGTGAACGCCGCCTGGCATGCGCTGTTCCTGGTCCCGGCCCGTACGCCGGAGGCGGCCGCGGCACGGGCGGGGCTGGAGCGACTGCTGGTGCGGGCGGAGTCTGCGCTCGGCGGTGTCCCGAGGGACGCGACGGCGGAGGCCGATCGGCTCGGCGAGTGGGCGCGGGAGCTGCGGAGCGGACGCCCACTGCCCGAGGTGGCACTGACCGCCGCGGAGGCCGAGGAACTGGCCGGGGTGGCATGGGAGTTCGGGGTGGTGCTGGAGCCGGGCATGGCCCTGCGAGCCGGCGGCGGGGAGCCCCGGACCCGTACGGCCGGCGGGCGCGGTACCGGTCGGCCGGCCGTGGATCCGAGCGGGCTGCGGCGTCCGGCACCGGGACGGCCGCGGGGTGTACGGGCGGTGGTGGGACGGCTCCGGCCCGGTTCGCCGCTGTTGCCCATCGGGGCGCGGGTCGCGGTCGGCTGCGTCCTGGCGGGCTGGGTCTCGATGGCCGTGGGGGTCGGGCATCCCTACTGGGCCGTCGTGACCGCTGCGTCGATCTACCAGGCCAACACCACGCTCTCCTGGCAGCGCGCCTTCCAGCGCACCCTCGGGAACCTCCTGGGGCTGGCGCTGTTCACCGCGCTGCTGCCGGTGTTCCGCACCGGGCACCTCGCGATGATCGTGCTGGCGCTGGCGTTCCAGCTCGGCGCGGAGGCCATGATCAGCCGGAACTACTGGCTCGGTTCGGTGTGTGTGACCCCGATGGCGCTGCTGCTGACCGAGTTCGGCCGGCCGCTGCCGGCCGGCACGCTGATCGCCGACCGCTGGCTGGACACCGTGGTGGGTGCGGCGGTCGGGCTGGTCTGCTGCGTGCTGGTCACCAACCGACGGGCGTCCGATCGGATCGATCGGGCCCTGGAACGGGTCGCGGAGGCCGAGGCGGCGGCGTCCCGGCTGCTGGCGGACGGGCCGGCGGCACCGTCCGGGTCGGCCAGGTCGGCCGGGGAGCACACCGGAGCGCATGCGAGGGGCGAGCAGCGCGCCGACGCGGACGGGGCGGGCACAGCGCGCGAGGGCGTGCACGGGACACACGGACGAGGCCGGCCGGACGGGGTCGACGGGGCCGGTTGGACGTGCGAGGCCGGTTGGGCGCGTGAGGCGCTCGCCGGGGCCCTGGTCGAGCTGCGGGAAGCCGTCGAGGTGGCGGCCGGTGAGTGGTGGCAGCGGGCGCTCCCCGAGGAGCGGATCGCCCGCGCCGAGCAACAGGGGCACCGCACGCTGGCGGTCCTGGTACGGCGGCTGGCGGCGCCCGCACTGGCCGCCTGA
- a CDS encoding MarR family winged helix-turn-helix transcriptional regulator yields the protein MTEDIVAGVLRQWQQVHPGLDTGPMAVIGRLNRCSALLQQAADAPLRRAGLTRPEFDILGTLRRMDRELTPGRVARETFASGAAVTKRVRQLEERGLISRRPDDRDRRVAHLSLTEEGRETIDRVLPEQLRYEAALLEGIGEQRQEELSVALGELLVVLEGRLASLLD from the coding sequence GTGACCGAGGACATCGTCGCGGGGGTGCTGCGCCAGTGGCAGCAGGTGCACCCCGGGCTGGATACCGGCCCGATGGCGGTGATCGGGCGACTCAACCGCTGTTCCGCGCTGCTCCAGCAGGCCGCCGACGCGCCGCTGCGACGAGCGGGGCTGACCCGGCCCGAGTTCGACATCCTGGGCACCCTGCGCCGGATGGACCGCGAGCTGACCCCCGGCCGGGTGGCGCGGGAGACCTTCGCCTCGGGGGCGGCGGTCACCAAGCGCGTCCGACAGCTGGAGGAGCGCGGGCTGATCAGCCGCCGGCCGGACGACCGGGACCGCCGGGTCGCCCACCTCTCGCTCACGGAGGAGGGGCGGGAGACCATCGACCGGGTGCTGCCCGAGCAACTGCGCTACGAGGCGGCGCTGTTGGAGGGCATCGGAGAACAGCGGCAGGAGGAACTGTCCGTGGCACTGGGCGAGTTGCTGGTGGTACTGGAGGGACGGCTGGCGAGCCTGTTGGACTGA
- a CDS encoding TetR/AcrR family transcriptional regulator, which translates to MPKKVDHEARRQEISAALWRLANTRGVDGVSLRDVAAEAGISLGRIQHYFRNKDELLLFALRYINRKATERIGERIRALEEDPTPRTVLRACCAGMLPLDAESRAALLVAAAYYSRAVHDPALGAEARDGIPKLRDFFVDQLRLAAEHGDIPPERATEDEAMLLIALADGLASYVLLGVHGPERALAVLDRQLDNLFGARGGTGGGAGSGSTVDADSGTGVDGGVGVDGGVGAGRDAGVGRGVGGDVE; encoded by the coding sequence GTGCCCAAGAAGGTGGATCACGAAGCCAGACGCCAGGAGATCTCCGCGGCGCTCTGGCGACTCGCGAACACCCGGGGCGTGGACGGGGTCAGCCTGCGCGACGTCGCCGCCGAGGCCGGCATCTCGCTCGGCCGGATCCAGCACTACTTCCGCAACAAGGACGAGTTGCTGCTCTTCGCCCTCAGGTACATCAACCGCAAGGCCACCGAACGCATCGGGGAGCGCATTCGGGCCCTGGAGGAGGACCCCACGCCGCGTACGGTGCTCCGGGCCTGCTGCGCCGGGATGCTCCCCCTGGACGCGGAGAGCCGCGCCGCCCTACTGGTCGCCGCCGCCTACTACTCCCGTGCGGTCCACGATCCGGCCCTGGGGGCGGAGGCCCGGGACGGTATCCCCAAGCTCCGCGACTTCTTCGTCGACCAGCTGAGGCTGGCCGCCGAGCACGGCGACATCCCGCCCGAGCGCGCCACCGAGGACGAGGCCATGCTGCTGATCGCCCTCGCCGACGGCCTGGCCTCCTACGTCCTGCTGGGCGTCCACGGCCCGGAGCGGGCGCTGGCCGTGCTGGACCGGCAGTTGGACAACCTGTTCGGGGCGCGGGGCGGCACCGGGGGCGGCGCGGGGAGCGGAAGTACCGTCGACGCTGATAGCGGTACCGGCGTCGATGGTGGTGTTGGCGTGGATGGTGGTGTCGGTGCCGGCCGTGATGCCGGCGTCGGTCGTGGTGTCGGCGGCGACGTCGAGTGA
- a CDS encoding PH domain-containing protein → MPEHAAPLLRPPRHRVDPRARAWWRLQALLTLSGPMLLTALVLAVLSLLFFPGALPWLGPLLLAVLVLPALGYLAAMPRMRYAVHAWELGERAVYAAGGWFWQKRRIAPLSRVQTVDTMRGPLQRRYGLATVTVTTASTAGDIKIAGLSDADAEELSRRIGEVAQDVPGDAA, encoded by the coding sequence ATGCCCGAGCACGCCGCACCGCTCCTCCGCCCGCCGCGCCACCGCGTCGATCCCCGCGCCCGCGCCTGGTGGCGGCTCCAGGCACTGCTCACGCTCAGCGGCCCGATGCTGCTGACCGCGCTGGTCCTGGCGGTGCTGTCGCTCCTGTTCTTCCCGGGGGCGCTGCCGTGGCTGGGGCCGCTGCTGCTGGCCGTCCTGGTCCTGCCCGCGCTCGGCTACCTCGCGGCCATGCCCCGGATGCGGTACGCGGTGCACGCCTGGGAGCTGGGCGAGCGCGCGGTCTACGCGGCGGGCGGCTGGTTCTGGCAGAAGCGGCGGATCGCGCCGCTGTCCCGGGTGCAGACGGTGGACACCATGCGCGGGCCGCTGCAGCGGCGGTACGGACTGGCGACGGTGACCGTGACCACCGCCTCGACCGCCGGCGACATCAAGATCGCCGGCCTGTCGGACGCGGACGCCGAGGAGCTGTCCCGGCGGATCGGCGAGGTCGCCCAGGACGTGCCGGGGGATGCCGCATGA
- a CDS encoding PH domain-containing protein yields MSTPWNGTGVGAPTPAPHAEERPVPPAPPEWRRLSPRTLLVHCGWLGAPLGSLALTALATGGRITGGAWLTLAAIAAVFAVVTAAGWIRWARTDFRVTGENLEVRSGLVTRRSRSVPLHRIRTVDLTASPLHRLLGVTVLRAGTAGSGEGGGELSLEALPVAEGERLRAELLARAATGAVAADPVLARISWRWLRYAPLTFWVVGGVFVAGGSVYRALHEIGIEPWKIGFVRRAFEEFGNGMLWLTVPAALLAVIALGSVGAVVLYVENWWNYRLEWADAGTLRVHRGLLTTRSVTIERARLRGVVLREPLLLRAGGGALVRAVASGLGNEEENRKRSGLLPPAPRREAVRVAGGTLQSPFPDAPVTDRQDLQGRHLARHPRVALRRRRVRGLLFAVLPGTALLAGLGAAFTPVLLHAAWIYAMVTTPVVLWLARDAYRNLGHGIVGEHLVARSGTFSRDTVALRREAVAAWTFSTSPFTRRAGLVTLTAAVAAGEEGYRIPDLAEGVAPAFAATATPGILDEFLTHPARNGGPTAAT; encoded by the coding sequence ATGAGCACCCCCTGGAACGGCACCGGAGTCGGCGCGCCGACCCCCGCGCCGCACGCCGAGGAGCGGCCCGTGCCGCCCGCCCCGCCCGAGTGGCGGCGGCTGAGCCCCCGCACCCTGCTGGTGCACTGCGGCTGGCTGGGCGCGCCGCTCGGCTCGTTGGCGCTGACCGCGCTGGCCACCGGCGGCCGGATCACCGGCGGCGCATGGCTCACCCTCGCCGCGATCGCCGCCGTGTTCGCCGTGGTCACCGCGGCCGGGTGGATCCGCTGGGCGCGCACGGACTTCCGGGTCACCGGCGAGAACCTGGAGGTGCGGAGCGGGCTGGTCACCCGGCGGTCGCGGAGCGTGCCGCTGCACCGGATCCGCACCGTCGACCTGACGGCGTCGCCACTGCACCGGCTGCTGGGCGTCACGGTCCTGCGGGCCGGCACGGCGGGCTCCGGGGAGGGCGGCGGCGAACTGTCGCTGGAGGCCCTCCCGGTGGCCGAGGGCGAGCGGCTGCGCGCGGAACTGCTGGCCCGCGCGGCCACCGGGGCGGTCGCCGCGGACCCGGTGCTGGCGCGGATCAGCTGGCGCTGGCTGCGGTATGCGCCGCTCACCTTCTGGGTCGTCGGCGGGGTGTTCGTCGCGGGCGGTTCGGTCTACCGGGCGCTGCACGAGATCGGCATCGAGCCCTGGAAGATCGGCTTCGTCCGGCGGGCGTTCGAGGAGTTCGGCAACGGGATGCTGTGGCTGACCGTCCCCGCGGCGCTGCTCGCGGTGATCGCGCTCGGCTCGGTCGGCGCGGTCGTCCTCTACGTCGAGAACTGGTGGAACTACCGCCTGGAGTGGGCCGACGCCGGCACCCTGCGGGTGCACCGGGGGCTGCTGACCACCCGCTCGGTGACCATCGAGCGCGCCCGGCTGCGCGGGGTGGTGCTGCGCGAGCCGCTACTGCTGCGGGCCGGCGGCGGGGCGCTGGTGCGCGCGGTGGCCAGCGGCCTGGGCAACGAGGAGGAGAACCGCAAGCGCAGCGGGCTGCTCCCGCCGGCGCCCCGGCGGGAGGCGGTCCGCGTGGCCGGCGGGACGCTGCAATCCCCCTTTCCTGACGCGCCGGTGACGGACCGTCAGGATCTCCAGGGCCGGCACCTGGCCCGGCATCCGCGGGTCGCGTTGCGCCGGCGGCGGGTGCGCGGGCTGCTGTTCGCGGTACTGCCGGGCACCGCGCTGCTGGCCGGGCTCGGGGCGGCGTTCACCCCGGTGCTGCTGCACGCCGCGTGGATCTATGCGATGGTCACCACGCCGGTGGTGCTGTGGCTGGCCCGGGACGCGTACCGGAATCTGGGGCACGGGATCGTCGGCGAGCATCTGGTCGCCCGCTCGGGCACGTTCAGCCGGGACACCGTGGCCCTGCGGCGCGAGGCCGTCGCCGCCTGGACGTTCAGCACGTCGCCGTTCACCCGGCGGGCCGGGCTGGTGACGCTCACCGCGGCGGTGGCGGCGGGCGAGGAGGGCTATCGCATCCCGGACCTCGCCGAGGGCGTCGCGCCCGCGTTCGCGGCGACGGCCACTCCGGGCATCCTGGACGAATTCCTCACCCACCCGGCGCGGAACGGCGGCCCGACGGCGGCGACATGA
- a CDS encoding SsgA family sporulation/cell division regulator, whose product MHAAIDQAVQVRLLATSVGHAVPAVLHYQRTDPLAVRMTFPPEISLDGAAVDWAFARDLLAEGLHDAVGRGDVRVRPSGPERTVMEFHADEGIAMVQLRTAEVRQFLARSYEAVPAGREHEHLGVEHGLAELFGAA is encoded by the coding sequence ATGCACGCCGCCATCGACCAAGCCGTCCAGGTCCGTCTCCTCGCGACGTCGGTCGGTCACGCGGTGCCCGCGGTGCTCCACTACCAGCGGACCGATCCGCTGGCGGTGCGGATGACCTTCCCGCCGGAGATCTCGCTCGACGGGGCGGCGGTGGACTGGGCGTTCGCCCGGGACCTGCTCGCCGAGGGGCTGCACGACGCGGTCGGGCGGGGCGACGTACGGGTGCGGCCCTCGGGGCCGGAGCGCACGGTGATGGAGTTCCACGCCGACGAGGGCATCGCCATGGTCCAGTTGCGGACCGCGGAGGTCCGGCAGTTCCTGGCCCGCTCGTACGAGGCGGTGCCGGCCGGGCGCGAGCACGAGCACCTGGGCGTGGAGCACGGGCTGGCGGAGCTGTTCGGCGCCGCGTGA
- a CDS encoding polysaccharide deacetylase family protein: MAGRFGTGRRFGIEGGIIGVATAAVASLAVAGAFALLQPSAEADTVSPGRKPAQPPRSAPVDASIVHASDRPGRSLNITIDDGPDPVWTPKVLEVLKENGVKATFCMIGPQAAAHPALVKKVVADGHKLCDHTVNHNTAMDHRSEDYQSRQILDAQKMIEDAAGGAKVEYYRAPGGAFTPYSRKLAAERGMRPLGWNVDSKDFEGGSVAQIESTVRGELRNGPTVLFHDGGGNRARTVESLRHLLPWMKQQGYGFGFPQR, from the coding sequence ATGGCAGGGCGCTTCGGCACGGGACGACGCTTCGGGATCGAGGGCGGGATCATCGGCGTGGCCACCGCGGCGGTGGCGTCATTGGCGGTCGCGGGGGCGTTCGCACTCCTCCAACCCAGCGCCGAGGCGGACACCGTCAGCCCGGGCCGCAAGCCCGCCCAGCCGCCGCGCAGCGCCCCGGTCGACGCGTCCATCGTGCACGCCTCCGACCGCCCGGGCCGCAGCCTGAACATCACCATCGACGACGGCCCGGACCCCGTCTGGACCCCGAAGGTCCTGGAGGTCCTGAAGGAGAACGGCGTCAAGGCGACCTTCTGCATGATCGGTCCGCAGGCCGCGGCGCACCCCGCCCTCGTCAAGAAGGTGGTGGCCGACGGCCACAAGCTGTGCGACCACACCGTGAACCACAACACCGCCATGGACCACCGCTCCGAGGACTACCAGTCCCGGCAGATCCTCGACGCCCAGAAGATGATCGAGGACGCGGCGGGCGGCGCCAAGGTCGAGTACTACCGTGCCCCCGGCGGCGCCTTCACCCCCTACAGCCGCAAGCTCGCCGCCGAGCGCGGTATGCGCCCGCTGGGCTGGAACGTCGACAGCAAGGACTTCGAGGGCGGCTCCGTCGCGCAGATCGAATCGACCGTCCGCGGCGAACTCCGCAACGGCCCCACCGTCCTCTTCCACGACGGCGGCGGCAACCGCGCCCGCACGGTGGAGTCGCTGCGGCACCTGCTGCCGTGGATGAAGCAGCAGGGCTACGGTTTCGGCTTCCCGCAGCGGTAG
- a CDS encoding response regulator transcription factor, which yields MPRVLLIEDDAAVRDGVSLALRRRGHDVAAAASGEEGLATLPAFRPDIVLLDLMLPGKDGFEICRLIRAERQLPIIMLTARGDDLDVVLGLEAGADDYIVKPARGEVLEARIRAVLRRTALPTDGAPATEPGPAPVETYGELAIDRAGLVVSKGGQDLALAPSEMKLLLFLSATPGQVFSRQQLLEHVWEHSYHGDARLVDACVMRLRTKIEDTPRSPRYVQTVRGFGYRFGPL from the coding sequence ATGCCACGTGTACTGCTGATCGAGGACGACGCCGCCGTCCGGGACGGGGTGTCCCTGGCGCTGCGCCGGCGCGGCCATGACGTCGCGGCCGCGGCCAGCGGCGAGGAGGGACTGGCGACCCTGCCGGCCTTCCGCCCCGACATCGTGCTGCTGGATCTGATGCTGCCCGGCAAGGACGGCTTCGAGATCTGCCGGCTCATCCGCGCCGAGCGACAGTTGCCGATCATTATGCTCACCGCCCGCGGCGACGATCTCGACGTGGTCCTCGGTCTGGAGGCCGGGGCCGACGACTACATCGTCAAACCGGCCCGTGGCGAGGTCCTGGAGGCGCGGATCCGGGCGGTGCTGCGGCGCACCGCGCTGCCCACCGACGGCGCCCCGGCCACCGAGCCGGGGCCCGCCCCGGTGGAGACGTACGGCGAACTGGCCATCGACCGGGCCGGTCTGGTCGTCAGCAAGGGCGGTCAGGACCTGGCGCTGGCGCCGTCCGAGATGAAGCTGCTGCTGTTCCTGTCCGCCACCCCGGGCCAGGTCTTCAGCCGGCAGCAGCTGCTGGAGCACGTCTGGGAGCACAGCTACCACGGCGACGCGCGGCTGGTGGACGCCTGTGTGATGCGGCTGCGGACGAAGATAGAGGACACCCCGCGCAGCCCCCGGTACGTCCAGACCGTACGCGGCTTCGGTTACCGCTTCGGACCGCTGTGA
- a CDS encoding sensor histidine kinase: MSRLGRLMPGVSAVRGLRARLVVAFLLVAAVSALTTAGLTYREARNAILQRSQDTAVNDLRAQVNSLAPELAVPPSRSDLDFFRVKLERSGKSRDWDISVHYNGVPDDDEGGLRRDMTVPADFKASVEKRRVPAFQRIERDGAPWLLIGMPVRQTDNQPSALTVYAQLPLRAEEANVEALVNAARGGALPAFALAVILPLFAARGVLRPVRGLRQAAGRIAEGKLDTRLEVKGADELADLSRTFNEMAAKLEESMAELRRMEANSRRFAADVSHELRTPLAAMSAVTDVLDEDADSLDPDTASAVRLISQETGKLARMVEDLMEVSRFDAGAAALHLDEVDVAETIRKTLQARAWQQRVTADLPDDVRVRLDPRRLDVVVANLVGNALHHGGEPVRVVLRTPEPGDATVLIEIRDSGPGIDPEVLPHVFDRFYKADSARARSEGSGLGLAIAQENVRLHGGTLRAANSPEGGAVFTVELPLRQEEAPAGGTADEPAGQPAAGKGHDAA; encoded by the coding sequence GTGAGCCGCCTGGGCCGCCTGATGCCGGGCGTCTCCGCGGTGCGCGGACTGCGCGCCCGGCTCGTGGTGGCGTTTTTGCTGGTGGCCGCGGTCAGTGCGCTGACCACTGCCGGGCTGACCTATCGCGAGGCCCGGAACGCCATCCTCCAGCGGTCCCAGGACACCGCCGTCAACGACCTGCGGGCCCAGGTCAATTCGCTGGCCCCGGAGCTGGCGGTGCCGCCGTCCCGGTCCGACCTGGACTTCTTCCGGGTGAAGCTGGAACGCTCCGGCAAGTCCCGGGACTGGGACATCTCGGTGCACTACAACGGCGTCCCGGACGACGACGAGGGCGGGCTGCGGCGCGACATGACGGTGCCGGCCGACTTCAAGGCGTCGGTGGAGAAGCGCCGGGTGCCGGCCTTCCAGCGGATCGAGCGGGACGGCGCGCCCTGGCTGCTGATCGGGATGCCGGTGCGGCAGACCGACAACCAGCCGTCCGCGCTGACGGTCTACGCACAGCTGCCGCTGCGCGCCGAGGAGGCCAACGTCGAGGCGCTGGTGAACGCCGCGCGCGGCGGGGCACTGCCGGCCTTCGCGCTGGCGGTGATCCTGCCGCTGTTCGCGGCGCGCGGGGTGCTGCGGCCGGTCCGGGGGCTGCGGCAGGCCGCCGGGCGGATCGCCGAGGGCAAGCTGGACACCCGGCTGGAGGTCAAGGGCGCCGACGAACTCGCCGATCTGTCGCGGACGTTCAACGAGATGGCGGCGAAACTGGAGGAGAGCATGGCGGAGCTGCGCCGGATGGAGGCCAACTCCCGACGGTTCGCGGCCGACGTCTCGCACGAGCTGCGGACGCCGCTGGCCGCGATGTCCGCGGTCACCGACGTGCTGGACGAGGACGCCGACTCGCTCGACCCGGACACCGCCTCCGCGGTCCGGCTGATCAGCCAGGAGACCGGGAAGCTGGCGCGGATGGTGGAGGACCTGATGGAGGTCTCGCGGTTCGACGCGGGCGCCGCCGCGCTCCACCTGGACGAGGTCGACGTCGCCGAGACGATCCGCAAGACCCTCCAGGCCCGCGCCTGGCAGCAGCGGGTGACCGCGGACCTGCCGGACGACGTCCGGGTCCGGCTCGACCCGCGGCGGCTGGATGTGGTGGTGGCCAACCTCGTGGGCAACGCCCTGCACCACGGCGGCGAGCCGGTGCGGGTGGTGCTGCGCACGCCGGAGCCCGGCGACGCCACGGTGCTGATCGAGATCCGCGACAGCGGCCCGGGGATAGACCCCGAGGTGCTGCCGCACGTCTTCGACCGCTTCTACAAGGCGGACTCGGCCCGCGCCCGCTCCGAGGGCAGCGGGCTGGGGCTGGCCATCGCGCAGGAGAACGTCCGGCTGCACGGCGGCACCCTGCGCGCCGCCAACTCCCCGGAGGGCGGCGCGGTGTTCACCGTGGAACTGCCGCTGCGGCAGGAGGAGGCGCCGGCCGGCGGGACCGCCGACGAGCCCGCCGGGCAGCCCGCCGCCGGGAAGGGGCACGACGCCGCATGA
- a CDS encoding DnaJ family domain-containing protein, with translation MTERKPPGVSFESWVDKQIRESDERGGFERLPGFGKPLPHLDRPYDETWWIKEKMSREQLSFLPPTLALRKEAEEALKAAAEAPSEAALRRSLTEINDRIRAALAAPPEGPPLNLVPFDIEEQARIWRARHGS, from the coding sequence ATGACCGAGCGCAAACCCCCCGGCGTCAGCTTCGAGAGCTGGGTCGACAAGCAGATCCGCGAGTCGGACGAGCGCGGCGGCTTCGAGCGCCTGCCGGGCTTCGGCAAGCCCCTCCCCCATCTCGACCGGCCGTACGACGAGACCTGGTGGATCAAGGAGAAGATGAGCCGGGAGCAGCTCTCCTTCCTCCCGCCCACCCTCGCCCTGCGCAAGGAGGCCGAGGAAGCGCTCAAGGCCGCCGCGGAGGCGCCGAGCGAGGCCGCGCTGCGCCGCAGCCTGACGGAGATCAACGACCGGATCCGGGCGGCGCTGGCCGCACCGCCCGAGGGCCCGCCGCTGAACCTCGTCCCGTTCGACATCGAGGAGCAGGCCCGCATCTGGCGGGCACGGCACGGGAGTTGA